The genomic stretch ACTTCTCTGACGCCGTTTTGCAGGAATTTGGGCCTGTCTCCCAAAGCCAAGCTGGGCAACCCTCACTTCCACCGGATAGAGCTGGGCAGACATGGTAGGAAGGGATCGCCAGCCCAGGAAAAAGGCTCCACAGACCCCCCCACAGACTCAGTTTATGCGGGTGTCACCGGGCGGGAGGTGTGGGTATGTGTAATTTACTCATTCCTGCGGAAGGAGAACCTCTGTGCaatgtcttgggggggggggggttgggaaggAAAGGGCCTAAGGACCAGGCTGTTAGGTTGGAAGTACCTGCGAGGTAGCTCCAAGAGTGTAGTATCACGGAATAATCCCTTGCCTGGTTTATTGGGAAGGAAGTTATGAAGTCTGGGAAAATTCCGTCCAAGGGAATAATACCATAGAATCTGGTCTCTTGCTTCTGGCCAACGCAGAGTGACcaggcatgtcctccttttccaggaccagtcctccattccagccttttctccaagagggattccaaaatgtcctccatttttgagcataattaagaagcatgaatttacgcacacacaaatatgaattagtttttatttggccacgtcctccatttgtcttgaatgccctacatttcccGGCGCCTGGTCAGCCTGGGCCAATGGACTTCTGTGGTCATGGCTGGAGACTTGCAGCTTCAGACGCTACAATGCGACACGCGTGTTTACCTCGCAGTTTCAGCCCAACAATGAGGCTTGCTCCCAAAGAAGTGGCTACAGGATTtctatttgtgtttgtttatgcGTGTGTATGCGAACAATTTCGTGGCTGTTTTGTTTGCAggccttttctcctccttttcttctttctgggagagggaagggagggggagaaagagagagagagagatcttcttAAGAAAAGCTGTTAATTGTTCTCTCGTTTTAATTGTCCCCCAGAAGGCATTTCCCTTCTTCTGGAATACCGTCCCCTCCCCCTAAATATCAATAACATGTGTGCACTAAAGACAACTACTTGCAAATGGGCTCCGGGATAATTAGCATATATTTGCATAATGCCGCAGTCAAACAAATGCCTTAAGCAGCGAGCAAACAAAAACACGAACTCTGGAGAGCTGATTTACCAAACGTGCCGTGaagtgaaattaaaaaaagaagaaagaaagaaagaaagaaagaagaggaggaggagagtaatCCAGGAAAGGGtgggaggagaaggcaaagaaATACCAGGCTTTGTAGAGGGACCGGTTCGATGTAGATTTGTTCCTTTGCATGGAATACTACTACAacgactactactactaatagtatTTGGGAATTGCTCGTCAGTTTCGGCAACGGAATGGTCCCCTGTGCCCACAAATGTCCTTTTGTCTATACACCAGTTAGGAGGCATAatccattgaaagtaatgggcaGATCGATTAAGAGCATACTCTTCTGTAGGTCTACTCAAATGCAAGTCCCACTGGGGCTTATTCCCAGGTATGGTTATGACAAGACTCCAGCCTCAGTTGCTCTGGATCGTGTCCTCAGTTGCAAGATGCATACCATATCAAGGCagataactattattattattattattattattattattattattattattatgcaaggCGTGGTTCTCTACAAGTATCCTTCATGCCCTGCCACTGGAGGAGACTATCATTTTTAATCGATCAGGCCTCAAATACAGTCCAACCACCTCACCTATCCTGTACCCACAACAATTTTTTTGCTTTTCTAATGAGACATTTATGTAAATtatgactttttattttaaaacatcctcACCTACTCGCTTATCAGTCTATCCCTCCATGAACTATTTACACTTTCCATAAGAGAGGGAAATTGATCAGAGTGATATATTTGTGTTACGAAGTACTGAAGCAATGACAGATGCCTATCACGCTACGTTTCACAAAAATGCACGATGTCGCGTGGTAGTATACTCCGGGATTCAGTTAAAGTTTTTAAcgtattttcctttctttttcaaagaaaagtCAAATTCTGTTTGGAAAGAAACTTTAAGGTTTCACTCGAAAACCACCAATCATCTCATAAGGTTAGATCTCTAAATCTCCACCACCACTGTTACCACCATCATCCTTCTTACaatctcattcatatatatatatatatatatgagagagagagagagagagagagagagaagtttaaAAAGACATTGGTGCCTTCGGTCTGGAAAGGCTTGACTTGTTTTTTGGACCAAATTAAATCAGGATCTGTTTTGTCTCTCTTGTATCCGAAATTGATCCGGGAGGCTTCAGTCCTCAGCATCCTTTCCTGGAAGAAGGACCCATCAAGTTGGTTCCGGACTTGGTCAGCTTTAGGGCAGCTCCATTTATAGGTTAGCCATTCCTAACCAAAGTCCTATAGGTTTCAGTGCCTCTAACTGACGAATGTAAGCCAAAAATGCCTCGGAGGCACACACCGCCAGCCACCAAATCCACCTTGGAGTATGGCTTTAGTCGGCTGAGCCAGGTAGGCTCTCACTCAGGGCGGCCAGGTGTCCTAAGGAGAAGAACGCACAATGTCGGACGTTCAATAAAAGTGGAGGGCATTacgaaataaaagctaaaaacactcctagaaatgtaaaccGAGGCTAGTCAGTTATGCCCCAAATGGAGCACATTTTGaaatttcctcctggacagaaggctgaaaggtaGAGCATGTCCTACAAAAGGAGGACATGCGGAATtgcactgaaagaaaggaggaacTGGCAACAGGTGTAGTAGCATCAGAAACTCAGAATAATCTATTTACAATGTGGCCAAAGCCCGACACATGACCTGGTTCATCAGTATCTCGATTTGGTTGCTGTGAGGTGTCTGCAAGTCAACTCCGAGAGAGTAAAAGCTTTCTTGCTCAGATTTATTAGGAGGtgctttgccatttccttcccctaaggctgagaaaatgtgacttgcccaagacaagtttccatgactgagccggATTCCAACCCCGCTCTTCATTCAAAACGCGCACACCGCACATGATTTCTCCTTTCCTGTGGGCTTTTTGGAAACGAGGTGGCGGGGTTTTTCACTTGCTTCCTAGCAGGTCTAGatgtctttctttctgtccccCTCCCAGCCCTTTTAGGATAAAAAAAAAGGAGGCCAATGTCTTCCTATGtttttatgagagagagagagagagagaaatggctcGGGAGTCTTTCCGCCTCGTCTCCGTCTGTTTCAAATTAGGCGCAAAACTACTGGCGAGACCTTGTGCCAAAAAGTCTGCCTTCCCCGTTGAAGGGCGGCTGGGGAAAGCAGCCTTAGCGCCGCCCCGACCGGGCTTCTCAGCCCCTGTCTAAGGAACGAACTACTTTGCATTATGGAAATGCAGCTCCAGGCTGAGTTAGTCCTGCTCCGGCGACTAAAGACGGTTCATCGGGCTATTGAATACAAAGGGGAAGGAAGCGACCTCCTTCCCCTTGCCTTGAAAGAGCTGGAGGAAGGGGCATTTAATGCTATTTTTGCACAATTGTACAGAGCACAAATCTGTACTTTTTCCTCTCCAGCCCTAAATTCGTTGCATTTGGCAATTCCTCCTGGAAGCGACAGGTCCATTGAAAGTAGCGGATTGAGACCCACGTTTCAAAGAAACGTTGGAAAGGCCCCACTCTCCCCTGCTTTGGGGCAGACCAGATGCCCTCACCGCCAAGGAGGACCAAGGCTCTGAAAActtagggaaaatgtaggacgttacagcgtaaaagctaaaaaaacacCCGTATCAATTGAAATCCCTGTTCTTTAATCATGTTCCAAAGGGAGgtcgttttggaattcctcctggacacaagGTTGAAttggaagacatgtcctggaaaaggaggatgtctggtcaccctgatttgGGGTCGATCCCTCTAAAAGCTTTGCCTGGTTTTTTTCCATCACCTATTCCTCAAATACGTTTGCAAGGACCAACCGGTTCCTTTCAAAGGCATTGACAAAACCCTCCAGGGATCAGAGAGGAGGGCGAGAGCTCGGATTTCCACCCCCCAAAATATCAAGTGTAAACatgatattaaaatattaaaataaagtggTTTATTTTAAGGCGGgtgtaaaaaaaaagagagagaagagaaaatacaCTTTCAGGCTGcgttcacactgcagaaataacaccactttaattgtcatggctccatgctgcggatttctgggaatggtagttttgttggggcaccagaacagaacccaacaaactaccattcccagaattccatcgcatggagccatggcagttaaagcggagtcaaCCCGCTTTATGAAGCTTTAGAAACCGTGACTTTATATCCTGAGGATTAATTTCATCCTctcccttttaaaataagaggaaACACGAGCTGAAGAGCCGGATCTGACGTCTCCTTCGAAAGTCAGTTCTTTGAAAGGCTGACACACCTCGAAACGAGTTATTTCCCCCAGCAGCAACAGTAATTCATTCCGTTACTTAGGAAAAAAGGAAAGCCTCGAGCCCTTTTCCGCAGCTCCAACATCTGTTGCGCTTCGGACCAGGGCAGCGTTTAAGGCAACATCTGGACAAACATTGATTCCCGACTCCCACAAGATGGGACTCCCTCGATCTCTCTGTCGccccactttcctttctttctcacccGCATTTCCCCCCTTGACCCCCGAGTTaggagagaagaaaatgaaggtGGGAGCAAATAGATAGCAACATCCCCTCCTAAAATTAGCAGCGGGTATTTCTGTCGGGTTTCCATGCCACGCGTGGAAGTGTGCCTAGGATCTTTGCTTTGTAACCTAGCCCTTAACGTTGTTATAACGGAGTTAATCTGAGCCTAACTAAGCGCTGACCTCAGGCTGGCAGCCTCGGGCAACTCTCCTAGGCAGACCTATTGTTGGAGGAGGAAAAACTTGTCTAGAAAGTAGCGTGgttagtatagtggtttgagtgttggactatgactctggagaccagggttcggattcTGGctcggacatggaaacccactgggtggccttaggcaagtcgcactctctcagcctcagagggaggcaaggacaCAACTTCCTCGGAAGGAAATTGCCATGATAGAGGGCCGCCTTTAGTGGGAAACGAATCGAGGAAGGCACAAGCAATGGCGGCGGGTGGAGTGGAAGGGCGCCACGCCACAAATAAAACCCCCAAGAACACCTTGTAAACAAATTGTAAATTGGATGGGAGGGAAGACTgtagaggaagaggatgaggaaagcAGGTTCAACCTTGCCCTGCCTTGCAAAGACTGTGCATCTCTCTCGGTTTAGGGTTACCACATGCCcctcacctcaaaggaggactaaatggaggacattcaagataaaaaaaataagaggTCATGACCAAATCAAAACCAATAATGTAAATGTATGCTTCTGAGTCTTGCTGCAAATTTTCCTGGCCCTCCGCTTCCTTGGctcgctctccctccctccctcgacGGCTGGGCGCcaactttccccttccttccttccttccttccttccttccttccttccttcctctttctttctttttcttccctccctcatttctttctttctttctttctttttattttttctgtttctatcttctttccttccttcctctttctttctttttcctccctccctccctcatttctttctgtctttttctgtttctatcttccttccttcttctttctttctttcatcttccttccttcctcactttcttttccttccttccttctgtctttttcactttctttcccttcctctcctccaaaGTGGAACTTGTTCCCCAGGAGGAGGGCCAGGGGGAGGGCCAGGGGAGGGGTCTGGGGCCTTGACGctcgccttcctcctcttttcctttcccccttttcggCTGGAAAGCATGGAGAGCAGGAGGGCGGTTCCCCGCTGGGCGCCCGGCCTGAATGGGAGCCAATCGCGGTGCCCCTGCCCCTGCCAATCACGCCTCTCCCTCCAATCCCACCCGCGCACCGTCCCAAACTCCGGATCCCGACCGCGCCGCTCAAATGTGCCGAGCGCTCTGCCAATCGCTggaggccagaggaggaggaggaggaggaggatggacgGAGCAGCCGGGGCCCCGAGCCGGGCAGCAGCCGAGGCAGAGGCTCCGCCAGACAAAAGAGGCAGGAGGAGCTCAAGGGCCGCTTAGGCACTCCATGGTTGGCaaggccttggaggaggaggaggaggccctgggagtgaggaggaggaagaggaggaagaggaggaggaggaggaagccgacgagaaggaggaggaggaggaggaaggccggcTTCCCCCCCGCGGGGCTGGCCCAGGGCAGGGCTCCCCCCCTCGGCCTGCATGCGGCCATGAGTTGCAAGAGGAGGAGCCCCAGCCTGCGCTTGGCCGACTTGGCCGCTTTGCACGTCGGAGGAGCTGGCGGAGGAGGACCAGGGGGCTTCCCCCACTTGCTCCGGGGGGACCTGGCCTCCGCGGACCCCTTCGGGCCCCAGTCCCTGGCCCAGGCCGCCCCGGAGCCCGCCTATTCCTCCGGCCGTCGAGGggagcagcagccccagcagcagcagcagcagcagcagccttcgcctctccctcctccttcgcCCATGTTCATCTCCTCGGCCGGCACCTACGGCGGGGAGCCCCACGGAGGCGCCTTCCCGGGCCTCCCCCACGACCCTCCGACGGGACCGCAGCACCCGCTCAACGGCCAGATGCGGCTGGGGCTAgccgtggcggcggcggcggcagccgCGGCAGAGTTTTACGGCCGCGTGGAGCCCTTCCGAGGGCCCTCCGCCGTCGAGGCCTCCGCCTACGGACCCCCGACGGCCCACGGCTACCCGGTCAacttggcggcggcggcggccgctTTGCAGCAACAACAGCACCAACAGAATTCGCACTCGCAGCCTCCCAGCCACCCGCAGCCTCCCCCCGCCGGCcctgcctccgccgccgccgcggcCGCCGCCTTCCTCCGGTACATGCGGCAGCCCATCAAGCAGGAGCTGATCTGCAAGTGGCTGGAGGCCCCCTTCGCCTCCCCTCCCTCGGGGGCGCCCCCTCCGCCGCCGCCCTGCTCCCAGACCTACGGCACCATGCACGAGCTGGTCAACCACGTCACGGTGGAGCACGTCGGGGGCCCCGAGCAGAGCAGCCACGTCTGCTTCTGGCAGGAGTGCCCCCGGCAGGGCAAGCCCTTCAAGGCCAAGTACAAACTCATCAACCACATCCGcgtccacaccggagagaagcccTTCCCCTGCCCCTTCCCCGGCTGCGGCAAGGTCTTCGCCCGCTCCGAGAACCTCAAGATCCACAAAAGGACCCACACAGGTACCGCCAaccgagggagggaggcagggagagggggCTCCTCCCGTCCGCCCCAGGCACTACTCCCACACTTCCTTCCCATCCTTCGTTGCTTCTGCCCTTcaccctctctcttctttctccttccttccttccttccttccttccttccatccctccttcctacCTCTCACCCCCCCGCCTGTgggtttccttttttttcccttcctcccttccttgcttctttcctctcttccttccttcttccttcctctcaccCCTCCGCTCCTTTTCCCTCCACA from Sceloporus undulatus isolate JIND9_A2432 ecotype Alabama chromosome 3, SceUnd_v1.1, whole genome shotgun sequence encodes the following:
- the ZIC5 gene encoding zinc finger protein ZIC 5, producing MSCKRRSPSLRLADLAALHVGGAGGGGPGGFPHLLRGDLASADPFGPQSLAQAAPEPAYSSGRRGEQQPQQQQQQQQPSPLPPPSPMFISSAGTYGGEPHGGAFPGLPHDPPTGPQHPLNGQMRLGLAVAAAAAAAAEFYGRVEPFRGPSAVEASAYGPPTAHGYPVNLAAAAAALQQQQHQQNSHSQPPSHPQPPPAGPASAAAAAAAFLRYMRQPIKQELICKWLEAPFASPPSGAPPPPPPCSQTYGTMHELVNHVTVEHVGGPEQSSHVCFWQECPRQGKPFKAKYKLINHIRVHTGEKPFPCPFPGCGKVFARSENLKIHKRTHTGEKPFKCEFDGCDRKFANSSDRKKHSHVHTSDKPYFCKVRGCDKSYTHPSSLRKHMKIHCKSPPPSPTHRGPHGYHPSGTSLRDPLSPIQDSGRAGRPANLSPQVTNLNEWYVCQASGAVPNHLHTPSSNATSSEEEEEEEEEEEEEEEEEEETYRNSEARTVH